TGTGGTTTCTGGGGTTGAGGGTGAGGGTTTTGGAAAGGGCGATGATGTCGTCCATGATTGCTGACTTCAGCGGGCAAATAGGATTTGTATGAGTAGCCTGCCGTTCATGGAGGGCTGATAATGGTTTATAAAGGGAAATGACGAGCTTTCGTGTGAGATGAAAGATCACGATGTTGAGGTGAGTGTGTGATTAACTTGCGAGAGGGTTGCTGGGGTGGGCAAGAAGACAAGGTACGTAGTGCCGGTGAGTGAGAGAAGCGCGGCAGTGCGATAAACTCTTGGGATATCATGAAATGAGCAACGACAGTGTTCCGTCTGCCACTTACACGGGGCCACAGTGAGGTGAAGGGACCCGTTGTAAGCGCGGGATGTAGTTGAGAAGGAGCACAGTATGCCGCGGAAGGACCATTCTAGAAGCATCAGAACGAGAAGAGATTACTGTACCAACCTTTGAGCTATCCATTTTCGCTGATTACGGGATGTCTATATCCCTCCATGAAGGCTGTACGGGGGTTGATGGAATGTCGTCAAAAGCATTGACTTTGCCCAGCAAGATTTTAGAGTGGGAAACGCGTCGGTGAAAGATCTCGGTGTAGACGGGTGAGGGACGACCTGCAAGGAAATACTTCGGATAAATGCGCCAGCACCAACGACAGCGACACATTGAGAACGGGGCACTGTTCAACTGACATTCAGGTGGAAATGGGCATACTCAGGCAATACATTGCATTTTCTCCTCGTTTTTGAAGAAGTCACGAGCTTCCCCTACTGATTGATGAAGCTTGACACCAGCTCCCATGCTATAAATGAACCATTCCCTTCCATATCCCAAGAAACGCCATGCTTGATGCACCTCGTGCAAGTGAAATAAAGATATAGAAATACAAAAGAATGAAGAAAATGATCATGCTTTCACGGCGGCATGGCCATTCTGCCCTGTCGCCGTCTTGGCATCATCAGCCCTGCTCTTCGGTGCCTCGTAGTACGATCCCAAAGCCCACAGAAGCGCGCACCCGATCAAGGCCGTGAGCCCAATAATCTTCTTCTCCCACCAATTCTCATTCGTGAGCGGCTTCGCCATCTGCACCCTCTTAGCCCTCGTCTTCACATCCGGCGTCTGGCCCTTTGCGCCCTCCGCCAACGACGCATTCTTGGCCGCCGCATCCGCCTCCTGAGCCCGCTGCTTCAGCGCGGCAATCTTCTGGCTAAGCTCCAGCAGCTCCTCGTCGAGAACCATGTTCTTGGCGCCGTCGACCTCGACGTTCTGCACGTTGCCGAAGAAATCGGTGATGCGGCGGCTGCGCGCGGCGTCGGCGCCGCCGGGGAAGAGGTCGTAGCGCACGCCGGCGTGGGAGTGGATCTTTTCGTATGTGTAGCTGTCGAAGAGCTCGCCGACCGTCTTCTTGGAACTCAGGTCTTGGACTTGCGATTCGAGGAACTCGAGGTTGTAGTAGGTGTAGCGGTCGATGACGGCGACGCCGACGTCGTTGTCGGCGTGGTGCGAGTAGGAGGACTGGTCGAGCTCCGAGGAGCCGGTGGCGATGATGTTGGGGGAGTAGAGCTTGCTGTACATTGTGTTCGCTTGGCAGGTGTCGATCATGAAGAGGATCTCGTGGTATCTGAGGGAGGAGCAGTCAGTAAATGTCGTCGCAGTAGCACATGTGCACCTGGGTATCCTCTCACCTCTTCTTCTCCCACATCTGTTCAAAGGCATCAGCCAGATCGAAAGCACCAATCTCCTCGGCATCCTGGAACTTTAGGAACTCGTTTCCACCGTGGCCTGTCATGTATACGAGAATGTTGCTTCGGTCGTCCGTCAGAAGGCGCTTACTGCGGGGCATCTCGTCGCCGACGCGATCGGTAAGCAGACGGATGAAGTTCTCGACAGTGACCTCGTAGC
This is a stretch of genomic DNA from Colletotrichum lupini chromosome 10, complete sequence. It encodes these proteins:
- a CDS encoding peptidase C13 family protein, which gives rise to MKLSRFLQLPALLAASTLAPAVLAEHTSNWAVLVCTSRFWFNYRHLANVLSIYRTVKRLGIPDSQIILMLPDDMACNPRNAFPGTVYSNSDRAVDLYGDNIEVDYRGYEVTVENFIRLLTDRVGDEMPRSKRLLTDDRSNILVYMTGHGGNEFLKFQDAEEIGAFDLADAFEQMWEKKRYHEILFMIDTCQANTMYSKLYSPNIIATGSSELDQSSYSHHADNDVGVAVIDRYTYYNLEFLESQVQDLSSKKTVGELFDSYTYEKIHSHAGVRYDLFPGGADAARSRRITDFFGNVQNVEVDGAKNMVLDEELLELSQKIAALKQRAQEADAAAKNASLAEGAKGQTPDVKTRAKRVQMAKPLTNENWWEKKIIGLTALIGCALLWALGSYYEAPKSRADDAKTATGQNGHAAVKA